Below is a window of Streptomyces sp. NBC_01429 DNA.
CGGCCTCGCGCGCGTAGTTCGGCACCGTGAGGAACGTCAGCCGGTCGCCCGGGATGTCCTTGATCTCGTTGGCCAGCCCGGTCAGCGGCTTGATCCCCGCCAGGTCCTTGTCCGTGGTCAGCGACTTGGTGGCCGAGTCGAGGAAGCCGTACAGCGCGTTGGGGCTGGTGAGCTTCTGCTGCGCCTTGGCGGCCAGCGCCTCCATGAACTCCTGCTGGCGGCCGATGCGCCCCAGGTCGGAGCCGTCCCCGATGCTGTAGCGGGTACGGACATAGCCGAGCGCCTTCTCGTCCTTGACCGTCTGGCAGCCGGCCTCCAGATCGAGATGGGCCTTCGTGTCGTGGATCGGCGCCTCCGGGCAGACCTCGATGCCGTCCAGCGCGTTGACCATGCCCTTGAAGCCCTGGAAGTCGACCGACATGAAGTGGTCGATGCGCAGCCCGGTGTTGCGCTCCACCGTCCGGATGGTGCACGCGGCCGCGTCGGCCACCTCGCCGCCGGTGCCGCCGATGGCGAACGCCTCGTTGATCTTGAAGTGGTGCGGATCCGACGTGCTGCCGTCGCCCCGGTCGCAGGACGGGATGTTCACCCACGAGTCGCGGGGGAGCGAGACGACCGTGGCCCACTTCCGGTTGGCGGCCAGGTGCATGACCATCAGAGTGTCCGACTGCATGGTGGTCAGGCCCTTGCCGTACTTGCCGTTGTCGCCGTCGCGCGAGTCGGAGCCGACGACGAGGATGTTCTTGGACCCCGGACTCGCGTTGACCGGCCTGCCGCCGCCGATCTTGTTGTCGACGTCCGCCGAGTGGATGTTTCCGTCCAGG
It encodes the following:
- a CDS encoding LCP family protein — translated: MSDARTAENGARRISVGRQSRGRRGGGAGTGHRAERAGGRTRLTRRGRIAVWSGGALAVLLIGVAGAGTWVYQSLDGNIHSADVDNKIGGGRPVNASPGSKNILVVGSDSRDGDNGKYGKGLTTMQSDTLMVMHLAANRKWATVVSLPRDSWVNIPSCDRGDGSTSDPHHFKINEAFAIGGTGGEVADAAACTIRTVERNTGLRIDHFMSVDFQGFKGMVNALDGIEVCPEAPIHDTKAHLDLEAGCQTVKDEKALGYVRTRYSIGDGSDLGRIGRQQEFMEALAAKAQQKLTSPNALYGFLDSATKSLTTDKDLAGIKPLTGLANEIKDIPGDRLTFLTVPNYAREADVPTDKANIVWQYPQAAALFASLGKDREVDKEELEADAENPVYAHTVRVRVLNGTGISGQAAKVAEELRSAGFTVTEIGNAPGSAQRTTVGYPQDQAEPARVLATRVPDSTARQDGTATPGVVTLTVGKDFDGVR